The genomic stretch ATATCCTTTTTCTATGCCTTTAAATGCTGATGAATCTTGTACTACTTCATTAATATGGATGGCTTATTCAAAATATGGAATAGTATTTAATGAAGACGGAACTTTAAATAAAGATGCTGTACTTGGAGCATTAGAGTTTATAAACAGAATGGCTAATGTTGATAATTTGATTGATCCTGCTTGTAAAACTTCTACAGGTATGGATGCTTATAGAAGAATTAATTCTGGAGAGGCTAGTTTTATAGTAGGTCCTACTTCTTTTGTAAGCAGAGTGCAAGATCCTAATGAATCTAAAGTGGTAGGAGATGTTATACCTATACTTCTTCCGGGTGCTGATGGACCTTCCACAAAAACTTTTGCTTTGCCTGAAGGTGTAGGAGTAATAAAATTATCAAAAAACAAAGAAGCTGCAATGAAGTTTGTAAAATGGTTTAATTCTCCGGAAATACAAAAACAATTAAACTATGTACAAAATACTATGCCTACAAGAACTTCAGTTATGGAAGAACTTATTAATGAAGGCAAATTAAAAAATACTGGTGCTTTACTTGAAGAATCTACTTTAATATCAAGCCCATTCCCAAAAGGTGTTCCTAGTTATTATTCTGAAATGACTACTGCTATATTTAATGCTGTTAATGAAATGGTTTTAGGTGCAAAAACTCCAGAAGAAGCATTTAATGCTATGGATACTAAAATAAAAGAATTAGTTTCAAGATAATTAAAAATATATATCATAAATAAAAAACGCTTGGGTGGGAAGCAAGAATAACAGTGTAAATAAGGAAAGATTGAAAAAATCAAAAAATAACAGACAATATTAGCAAGTTTAAAGGGTGGGGAGTGAGAGTAAATTTCAAAATTTTATTTTAATCCCCGCCCTTTTAGATTTTAAAGCTTTATTTTTTAGTATTGACTTTAATTAAATTTATAAACCTATACTTTAAAAGCATGCCCGCCCTAGCTTTATTTAAATTTGCATTTACTCCACGCACGTAGAATGCATTTTTTTATACAAATAAATTTAGTATTCTCATTTTACCATATATTAAGAATCGATTAAACGTGCGTTGAGCGACATTATCAAATTAAAGAGGCACTTGGGCGGGCATTAAAAAATAACAGTAAAAGCTAAAAAATTAAAAAACATTTATAAATAATAGATAATATTAAAAAATTTAAAGGGTGGGAAGTGAGAGTAAATTTAAAAATTATTTCAGATAATAATTTATTTGACAAATTTTAGTAATTTAGTTATATTTTAGAGGAAATTACTAAATATTTTTGGATTATGAAAAAAAATAAAGTATTGCCTTATATATTAATACTGCCTGCTGTTGTAATTATGGCAGTTTTTGTATTATATCCTATAATAGTTACATTCTTTTATAGTTTACGAAAAATGAAATTAACAGCCCCGAAAGATACTGCATTTATAGGTTTTGATAATTATATATATACTTTAAAATCATTTGATTTTTGGTATTCGCTTCAAAACAGTATAATAATAATGATTATAGTAGTTATAATATGCGTATTATTAGGACTTTTATTTGCAAGTATACTTAATTTTGAAAGCCGATTGAAAAATATACTCATGGCTATAGCTGTTATACCTTGGGCTTTACCTCCAGTGGTTAATGGAATACTTTGGAAATGGATATTCTATCCGGGATACGGATTTCTTAATAAGATTTTATACAATTTAAATATTATAGATGAACCTATACAATATTTATCTAATAGATATTCATTAATGCTTATTATAGCAATAGTCGTTGCTTGGAGGAATATACCATTTTGTTCTATTGTTCTTCTTTCATCTATGCGTGCTATACCTGATGTGCTTTATGATGCTGCTAGTATTGACGGGGCAAATAAGTTTCAAATGTTTACAAGAGTAACTTTACCTCTTTTAGTACCTGCTTTGGGTATTATTATAACTTTTACATCTATATCAGCAATAAATGTTTTTGATGAGGTTATAACTATTTCAGGCTACAGTAATTTGGGCAAAACTATACTTCTTGAAGACTATATGACAACATTTTCCTTTCTTGATTTCGGAAGAGGAAGTGCCTTGACATATTTAGTTATGATAGTATCAGGTACTTTAGGAATATTATATATAAAATCTATGTCTAAGAAAATTGACTATTTATAAAACATTTTAATAACTGATAATATATTTAATAAAAAATGAGACATAAATATTTATGAACAATAAAAAGAGTAAAAGCAAAAGAATAAGTTTTTTATATTATATATCTGTAATATTTTTTGTATTAATAATTTTGGGTCCTATAGCTTGGGCTTTAATTGTAAGCTTTACACCGGAATATGAGATGTTTAAAAACACTTCTAATTTTTTGCCTAAAGAACCTACAATAGATAATTATATAAAAATTTTCACAGCCTCTTCAAGACAATCTAAAATGTTTTTTATAGGAGTATTTAATTCTATAAAGACAGCTTTTATAACAATATTTTTATGTCTTCCTTTTTCGATTATGTGTGCCTATGCTGTATCGAAGATGAAGTTTAAAGGCAGAAACATAGTAAAAACTTTGATACTTATATCTATGGCAATACCAGCATTTACGACTATAATACCGCTTTATAGAATGTTTTCATTAATGTCAATGCTTGATAATTTATTTGCATTATCTTTAATATATGTAACTTCATTTCTTCCGATTAATACTTGGTTAATATCCAATTATTTTGAAACCATACCATCTGAGATAGAAGAGGCCGCCTATATAGACGGATGCAATGAAATAGATGTTCTTTTTAGAGTAATGATCCCAATATCAGCACCAATTATATTATCAGCATTTCTTCTAGTATTTCTGATGTCTTGGGGTCAGTTTCAAATACCTCTTATTTTAGCAAGCTCAGCTGCTACAAAGCCAATATCAATAGTTGCTTCAGAATTTGTTTCAAAAGACACTATACAGTACGGCATAACAACGGCAGCAGGACTTTTAGCTATATTTCCTCCTGCATTACTCGCTGTAATATTTAGAAAATTCCTAGTAAAAGGCATGACATGCGGAAGCGGTAAATAGTATAAATGTTATGTGAAACTTATTAAGTTTGTAAAAAATATATTTTAATTATACATATGTAATATTTATACTAAAAATGCAGTCTTTCGCGGAAGCGTATCCGAGTTTATTGAGGATATAATGTTCTTTGTGCCAATACCACAGGCACTTCCTACGGTCGCAAAAGAACTGGGGTGTGTGGCAAAGACCCACTTATAAAACAAAAATACTAAAAATTAGAATAGTGTAACTACATATTGATTTAGTTTTGAAACAAGTCTATTATTTTTTTGTTAAAACACTCTAAATATTGACTTTTAAAAAATATTATGTATAATATAGTATTGGAAGTAATATGTTTATTTAAGGTTAATTTTAGTGTTTGATAATTTAACAAAATCTATATCAAATGTATTCTCTAAAATACATGGCAAAAAAGTGCTAACCGATAAAGATATAACCGATAGCCTTCTTACTATAAAAGAAGCCCTGCTATCAGCCGATGTATCTTTAGAAGCAGCAAATAAATTCCTAGAAGAAGCTACAAACAGAGCCATAGGAAAAGAAAAAATAGAAGGTGTAGAGCCCGCCAATCAATTTATAGCCGATGTTCATGATACTTTGGTTAATATGATAGGCGAAGGTGAAAGCGGTCTTAAATTAGAACCTGTAGAAAAAACCACTATCACATTATTGTTCGGTTTGCAGGGTTCTGGTAAAACTACTACAACAGCCAAATTAGCAAAATATTATAAAGATAAAAGACGCGTTATGATGGTTGGTCTTGACGTACACAGACCTGCTGCTATGGAACAGCTTGCAGTACTCGCAAGAGAAGTAGGAGTTCCATACCATATAGACACTAAAGAAAAAAAAGCATATAAAATACTCAAAAAAGCTCTTGCTATAGCCAAAAAAGAACAGTACAACATGATATTAGTTGATACTGCAGGACGTTTGGAAATAGATGAAAATATGATGATGGAGCTTAGACGTGTTGTAAACTCTGCCGATGTTACTGAAAAATTATTGGTTGTGGACTCTACTGCAGGTCAGAGTGTTTATGATGTGGCTAAAAGTTTCCAAAGCAACATAGGTATAAATGGCGTAATACTTACAAAATTTGACTCTGGCGTAAGAGGCGGTGCAGCATTATCATTAAAATATGCTACAGGGTCCCCAGTTAAATTTGTAGGTGTAGGTGAACATATAGATGATATAGATGTATTTGATGCAAAAAGAGTTGCAGGTCAGATACTTGGTATGGGCGATATTGTAAAACTTGTAGAAAAAGCCCGTGCTGCTATAAGCGAAAAAGAAGCTAAAGAAATGCTTCAGAAAGTTATAGAAAATAACTTCGATTATAATGATTTCTTAAAACAAATAGAAGCTACTACTAAAATGGGCGGTATCACTAAAATGACTTCTATGATACCGGGTATGGCTAATATTGACACAGAGCTTTTAAGCCGTGAAGAAGAAAAGTTTAAGAAATACAAAGCTATTATACAGTCAATGACCAAAAAAGAAAGATTAGCCCTATTTCCTTTGAATAATTCAAGAAAAATGAGAATATCCAAAGGAAGCGGTCAAAGTGTTTATGATGTAAATCAGTTAATAAAACAATTTACTATGATGAAAAACATGATGGGCAGCACTAAAAAGATGGATAAGCTCGCAAAGTCCCTAGAGGGTATGGGTATGTCTATAGATGATTTAAACAAATTAATGTAATAAACTTGGAGGAAAATAAAGGTGGTAAAATTAAGATTAAAACGTATAGGTCGCAAACATGAGCCTCATTATCGTATTGTAGCAGCAGATGCTCGTTTCCCACGCGATGGTCGTTTTATTGAAGAGCTAGGTTGGTTTAACCCTAAAGCTAAAGATGTATTGTATAAGTTAAATGTAGAAGGCTTAAAAAAATGGCTTTCTAACGGTGCACAGCCAACTTATGTAGTAAAAAGTATTCTTGTTAAAGAAGGTCTTATGGAAAAAGATAAAGGTGCTCCGCTTGAACGCAAGAAAAAAAGAGCATTAAAAAATCCTGAAAAAAGACGCAAACATCGTAAACAAGCTAAGCCTGAATCTGCTGAGGAGAAAAGCGAAGCTTAATTTACGTCTTATAATATATAAAGGAGTGTGCTATGACGGAAGAAAAAGAGCTTATTGAGTATTTGGCTAAAAAATTGGTGGATGAGCCTGAGGGTGTAAGTGTGAAGGTTATTGAGGGTGAGAAGAGTACGATTCTGGAATTGAAAGTGAACCAAAGCGACATAGGTAAAATTATAGGTAAAAGAGGTCGTATTGCTCATGCATTACGTACTATTCTTTTTGCAGCTTCCATGAAAAGTGGTAAACGTGTAATGCTTGAGATTATTGACAATTGATTATTTTTTACGCAAAAATTACAGGCATACATGGTTTAAAAGGAGAGGTTGAAATGACTTTTTCCGATAAAGGTTATTTCGCCTCTCTTCCTGTTTTAAATAAAAATACATCTATCATTATTAACGGCCAAACTTTTACCGTTACAAATGTCAAGAAAAAAAATAAAGCTTTTGTACTCGCCCTAAAAGATATTGATACTTTAGAAAAAGCTAAAGAGTTAATAGGTCTTGATATATTTATTGATTCTTCAAATCTTCCAGAGCTTGATAATGACACATTTTATGAAGCAGAGTTAATTGGCTATAAAATAATAGACAGTGATAACAACATATACGGTGAAATAACTGATGTATACTCTATCCCTTCTAATTATGTATTTGAAATAAAACTAGCTGAAAACGGAAATATAGTCTCTATTCCTTTTGTTCATGCATATTTCGGAAAAGCTGATAAGGATAATAAATCAATACAAATCATTCAAAAACCAATATTTGATGATGAGTAAAACAAATATATTTTATTTAGTATCTCATTCATTTTTTAAAAGTGCATCTATTATATAAACCGCCTTCTTAAACCTTGACTGATAATCTCCATTTATAGAATGATATCTGATATTAAAGCTGTCAAGTATATCTTTTATTTGACTGCTGTATTTTTCTCTGTTATTTTTTATTACTTCGCTTCTGTCTCCGTCCTGAACAAAATCAACATCAGGCTCTAAAAATAATACCGCATCATATTTATTTATATTAATAATTGCTTTTGCTAATATTTCATTATTAACTATATTTTCATCTTTCAAAAAATGCATATAAAAATTTGTAATTACAGCATCAGTATCTATAAATAATATTTTATTGCTATGTTCTAATGCCTTTATTTCGTTTAGTTTATGAGTCAAAAGTATCTCTGTAAAATCTTCTGAAAGCATAAGCAAGTCCGTTCCAGATTTTTCTGATAATTCTCTGCCTGCCTCTTCTATATAGTTTGTATTATAATAATTAGCCAAATTGATTGTAAGGGTCGACTTTCCTGTACTTTCGCTTCCCAAAAGTAAAACCTTTTTTGTATAATAAGGCTTTACTATATTAGGTAAATAATCCCAATATTTATAAACATTTTCTCTAATCTTTGTAGAACTTATTTCATCTCTATCTATAAATACTAACTTTGACTCTTTATAATACCTTGTATAAAAAGAATCTTTATTTTTATAGTCATCTCCCAAAAATACTGCATCAATCTTTTCACCTATAGCATTTTTAATTTTTATAGAATCCTCTTCCCATAAATCTTCTGTATAATCTTCTTTTGTTTTTGCATTATCTTCTATAAATATAATTTTTACATTTCCTATGTGTTTGGTTAATTGATAAAGCCATCTATATCTTATTTTTCTATCGATTTCATTTCTATTATTTCCAACGCATAAAATTATGAAAAGAGTTTTACATTGATTGGCCGCTTCTATTATGCATCTTACATGTCCAAGATGAATTGGATTAAATGATCCTGCATACATTCCCACATTATACATAAAAAACTCCGAATAATATATTTTATTATTTTTATTAATCTATTTTCACAGCATTTGCTTCTTTGTACCATTTTATGAGCATAAATAAAGCATTAACTAAATAAACACTCCACATAAGCAAAGCTGCTATATTACCTCCGCCGCTTGAGAAGTTGATATACCATATAGAAATATTTAAAATATTTACTAATATCCACATTATCCACTGTTCAGAGCATCTTTTTATGCATAGTATCTGTGCGGTTACAGCAAATACTGTACTTGCACTGTCTACAAAAGGAAGATAGCCTCCTAATTTTTTTAATATAAGCCCATAAATAAATATTGATATAAAAGACAAAGCAAATATTATAATTTTATACTTATTGTTTAATTTTGTTTTTATAACTTCTTTGCTTTCATTATTTAAGTTTCTGCTCCAAAGTATAAATCCAGCTATGTTCATTGGTATATAATAAAAAATATTGAGCATAAACTCACCATAGTATTTGGCATTAAAAGCAATATAAGAATAAAGAATTGTATTAATCATTCCAAATATATATGAAGATAATTTTCCCTTGCCTGTTAGAATTACGCATAATATACCGCTTATTGATGATACTATGCCTATAATATTTTCTTTCCAATATAAAGAAAGAGACAATATTATAGCACTTGCTGTTACAATCCATAATACTTCTGCAGCTTTCCAATTTTTAAGTTCATTTTTTATAAAATTTTTCATTGTAGTGTTTTTAATTAATTATACCTAAACAACTATAATTTGTCAAAATTAATTTTTTAAATTATTATGCATTTTAATATTAAAATAATAAACTTTAAAAAACTATTTATCAATAGGTGTTGAAAATAAATTTAATAATTTTACCTTTGATTATATTCCATAGTTATTAAACTTGAATAAAATTAAAGGATATAAAATGAAACAAATTATAACAATATTTATAGCTTTAATGTCTGCTTTTATAATATCATGCGGACAAAAAATTTCTGATACTTCTGAAAATTCATCAGCAAATACAGCTAATCATTCATCGCATTCTATGAGTAATATGCATAATAATAATAATAAAGGCTCTGAAATTATAGACTTGATGCATGCTCCTATGATGGAACAGCCTTTTGAAAAAACTCAGAATATTGATGCTGACTTTTTAGTAAACATGATACCTCACCATCAAGGTGCTATTCTTTCTTCAAAAAAATTATTAGAAACAACAACTAATGATGCTTTAATAACTTTGGCTAATAATATAATAGCAGAACAAGAAAAAGAAGTATCAGAGTTTACAGCTTTAGTTACTGAATTAAAAAATAAAAATACAAGCTACGCAGATATAGATACTCAGGCTTTAGGAAATGAAATGGAAACAATTATGAATAACATGATGAAGGATATGTCTTCCATTGAAGTTACAGGAGACAATGATATTGATTTTTTAAAAGGTATGATACCTCATCATCAGGCTGCTGTTGATGTTTCTAAAAAGATTTTAGAGTTTACTAAAGATGATAAAATAAAAGAGATTGCTAATAATATTATCGCTTCTCAGGAAAAAGAAATATCAGATATGAATAATATGCTTAAGTAATATTTATTTTTATCATTAAAAAAATAAAAAAAGAGGCTTATAAAAATAGGTCTCTTTTTTAATATATTACTGATAATAAAAAAATAAGGCAGAAGTATAAAAATACCGCTGCCTAAAAACATATTTATGAACAAAAATTTTATAGTGTTTTCATATCTATTACATATCTAAACTTTGCCTGTCCGCTAGTAAGTTTATTGTATGCCTCATCTATTTGGTTTGCTGATATTATTTCAGTTTCCGGATATATTTTATGTTCAAGAGAAAAATCAAGCATCTCCTGAGTTTCTTTAATTCCGCCTATCATAGAGCCGTAAACTTTTTTACCTCCAGCAAATACTAATCTTGCTAAATCTATACTTTGTTTAATTTCTGAAGGAGGAAGTCCTACAATAGCCATCTCACCGCCGTATTTAAGTAAATCAACATAGTTATTAACATCATATCCAGTAGGTATTGTTGATATTATCAAATCAAAACGTACAGAAACATCTTTTGTAGAAGTAAATAAATCTTTTGCCCCCATTTCTAATGCTTCTTTTTTCTTTTTGTCATTTCTTGCAAATACATAAACTTCTGCTCCCATACTAACAGCATATTTCACTGCCATAGAGCCAAGTCCTCCAAAACCAGCAACTCCTACTATATCGCCTTTTTTTACACCAGAAAATTTGAGAGGCGAATAAGTTGTAATTCCAGCACATAGTAACGGAGCTACTTTTTCCATTGGAGCATCTTTTGGTACTGTAATAGCAAATTTTTCACTTACTACTATATTATTAGAATATCCTCCGTAAGTAGGCTCATCATTATGAAAATGATCTTTACAATCATAAGTAAATACAGTTTGTCCTCTTTCGCAGAATTGTTCATGACTTTTTTTGCAGGCTTCGCATTCTCCGCATGAGTTTACCATACAGCCTACTCCTGCATAATCTCCTATCTTAAACTTAGTAACATTCTTACCAACAGCAACAACTTTACCAGCAATCTCATGACCTGGTACCATAGGATATATACCCTCATGCCATTCGCTTCTAGCTGAGTGTATATCGCTATGACAAATACCCGCATACATTATTTCTATAAGTATATCATTATCTCCCATAGAATGTCTTGAAAACTCAAATGGTTTGAATGTATCTGTTTTGCTGTGAACTGCGTATCCTTTTGCATTAATTCTTTTTCCAGAATTAGCTTCTTCCAAATTATTATCTAGCAGCATATTAAATCACTCCTTAAAAATATATGCGTATTATAACATTGAAGTACACTCCAATGTCAATATGTATTTTAATTTTTTTATATTTTTTATTTAATTATTATACTTATAAAAATATCCTATTATGACAGTGCACAAACTATATTATAAAATTTTATACTTGACAATTATAATTATTATTAATATCACAAACATATGAAACTTTAAGCTCCAACAATATCTAAAAGAGTTTATTGTTTGTGACGGCTTTGCTCCCACACTTCTTTTGCGTGCCTTCAGCAGCGAAAGACTGCATGTTTATACATCAAAAATGATAGTTTATACAACATATAAAACATCATATTTGTAATTTAAAAAATTAAATAATTTTATATTTAATATTGTCAAGTAATTTTTGAAACAAGTCTTTTATAAAAAAATACGGATTAAATAATTAATTTATCGAAATAAAAAAGGCGTACACAGTTTTATTTTTCTGTATACGCCTCTTTATTATTATGGATTATATATTATGAATTAAAGTAAGTTAATTTTACTCTCCTTTTACTTCTATTTTTTTCTCATATTTAAGCTCTTCTTTTTTTGGAAGAATCACTATCAATACTCCGTTATTCAAATTAGCCTGAATGTTTTCTACATCAATACCTTTTGTACTAATATTAAAACTTTGTTCATAGCTTGAAACAACTTCTTCTTTTGATTCTCCATTTTCTGCTTTAACCATTTTTTTACGTTTAGCAGAAATAGAAAGTATATTTTCTTTTATACCTATTTCTAAATCTTCTTTTTTCACACCCGGCATATCCATTTCTATAGAGTAGCTTTTTTCATCTTCTTCTATCCTATAATCAGGCAATCTATTTTCATAATCTCTATAGCGGTTTAATGCATTATTATATCTATTATTAGCATTTGAAAAAATTGAATGTAAAGTTGGTACAAATATTCTTCTTGACATATTAACTCCTATTATATATAAAAATTACTCGCTTTAAGGCTCTGTTAGACGCTCGTAATTTTTATTTGGCTTTTTCTTTATATACTAAAAATTTTTAAGTTTGTCAAAAATTAGTTTTTATGTTTTTAATATTTTCGGGGACTAGCCCCCGAACCCCCACTTCTTTTGCCGTCCGCTCTGCGTGCCGTAGGCAAGGCACCTACTCGGTGGTGACCCAAAGAAGCAAAAGGACTGCATTTTTACTAAAATATAGCTATTGTAATACATTTTATTAATACTCAATAATACTTTATATTATTTACATTTATAAATAACTAAAATTTTACAAACTATATTTGTTTAAGTATATATAAAATTACTTTATATAACTATCTATTTTATTTAGTTTTATTACAAAATTATTCACTTATTTACTTTCTTAAACTGTCAGTGATAATTTTTTAGTTTACCACTGAGCAATTTATATTTTTTTTAATTATTCTATATTTATCTTTTTCTCAAATTTAAGTTCTTCTTTCTTTGGAAGAATTACTTTAAGAACACCGTTATTCAAGTTAGCTTCAATATTTTCTACATCAATACCTTTTGTACTGATATTAAAACTTTGTTCATAGCTTGAAACAACTTCTTCTTTTGATTCTCCGTTTTCTGATTTTTTTACTTTTTTACGTTTAGCTGATATAGAAAGTATATTCTCTTTTATTCCTATATCTAAATCTTCTTTTTTTACGCCCGGCATATCCATTTCTATGCAGTAGCTTTTTTCATCTTCTTCTATATTGTAGTGAGGCATCTTTTTTATTTCATCACCAGCATATAAGCTATTAAACGCATTATCAAAACCTCTGAAATCATCTAAAACAGAATGTAAAGCAGGTAAAAATATTCTTCTATCCATAATTAAAACTCCTTTTATATTAATTAACTTTTATATTTCTTAAATCTTATATTAAAGCCTTTATCTTAGCTTTAAGCAGCTTTCATATTTGCTGCACTATTATATATGCAAGAATTGTACCAATTATTTTTTAAATATTGTATATTATTTATACGTTTACTGCAGAGTTTTGTCTGATATAATTGTATACAAACAAATATATGTTTAATTTTTATACTTAATTTATTATAGTTTTGTATATGAATTATACTAATTTTTTGAAGTGATATTATAAATGTATAAATTTATATATAAAAAAATAGGCAGCTAAAACAAAAATGCTCTAACTGCCTAATTATATTTATTTTTTATACTATTTTTATATAAACAAATAATAAAGAGGAGATTCTTCTTTTACAAAAGGTTTTAACTCATTAAAATCAAAACTTATCTCTGTTATTCCAGTAGAATACGGAGCTATATCATAAGCCTGCCATACAAAGTTAATTGAATTAGGAAGTATTCTAAATGTTGAACTTTCTAATGTTATGGCATTAAAATCAAAGTAATCTTCTTTAGTGCTTCCAGTATTTAATATTTTTTCTCTCATTAATGATATTAAATTAGGATTATTAAAATCGCTTATTAAATCTCTTATAGTAATGAGATTAGAACTCTCCAAAGAAAACACTTCCTGAATATTTGCTGTATTGCCATGAGCTCCTCCTGTATACATAGATGAATAGTTATCAAGTGCTATTACTCTGCTGTCTATATAGCCTACGTTAACAGTATTATCTATTTCATAAGTTATATTGCTTAAACCAGAATACAATAAGGATTTCCATTCATTGTAGTAATTATCACATTCTTCTTCTATATATTTGATAGAATTATCAGAATCTGATGCTTCATCTTCATTATTTTTAATAAATGAAAATGAAGTTCTATGATATGAAAATATAGAATTGCTTATACTGTCATTTTTATAATAATCTACTATATCTGCATAATATACAGGGATATTTCTATTAAGCGAAAACTCCATATCCTTAACTTCATTACTTTCATCATATTTTATTTCTGCCCTAAAAACTATATCATCACTTAATACTCCATTTATATTGGCATGCATATTATTATTTTCATCTATTTCCTGCATATTTAATTTATTATTATTAATACTTCCAGTAATTAATGCCTTTTTATTTTTAGTATAATAATATCCGCTTATACTGTTTTTCTTACTATTAACATACAAATACATAGAAGCCTTTTCTCCTGCTATATTCCCGCTAAGCATATAAAACTTTGATTCTTCTATAGAGGAGCCATTTTTACTATCTGAATTATTATTATCTGAAGACATATTTTTAGAACATGAAACAATAATTATTATTAATAAGAAAATATATACAAACCTTTTTAACATAAAAAATTCCTTCTATTTTTTACTATAACTTTAAATATATAAATAAAAGACAAATAATCAATAAAGTTATTAAAATTATTATAAATAATTGACTTTTTATAGGATTAATAATATCATTAAAAAATATAAATTTCTTCTAAAAAAGAGGCTAAAATGGACAAAGAAAGAATAGAAAATGTAGAACTAATACTATCTCACCCAGATAATTTGAATATAAAATGGACAGGTCAAAGCGATTTAGTGAGACAGATAATGGCAGCTTGGCATGTAATCTCAGAAGATGATATACCTCTAAATCCTAGAATAGTAGGCAAACCCGGTGCTGGAAAGACTACACTTTCATACTATGCCGCTAAAGAGCTTCTAAAAAGAGATGTTTATATATTTCAATGTACTGTTGATACAAGACCGGAAGATTTGATAGTAATACCAGTAATATCTGAAAATAA from Brachyspira murdochii DSM 12563 encodes the following:
- a CDS encoding AAA family ATPase, giving the protein MYNVGMYAGSFNPIHLGHVRCIIEAANQCKTLFIILCVGNNRNEIDRKIRYRWLYQLTKHIGNVKIIFIEDNAKTKEDYTEDLWEEDSIKIKNAIGEKIDAVFLGDDYKNKDSFYTRYYKESKLVFIDRDEISSTKIRENVYKYWDYLPNIVKPYYTKKVLLLGSESTGKSTLTINLANYYNTNYIEEAGRELSEKSGTDLLMLSEDFTEILLTHKLNEIKALEHSNKILFIDTDAVITNFYMHFLKDENIVNNEILAKAIININKYDAVLFLEPDVDFVQDGDRSEVIKNNREKYSSQIKDILDSFNIRYHSINGDYQSRFKKAVYIIDALLKNE
- the pnuC gene encoding nicotinamide riboside transporter PnuC, with translation MKNFIKNELKNWKAAEVLWIVTASAIILSLSLYWKENIIGIVSSISGILCVILTGKGKLSSYIFGMINTILYSYIAFNAKYYGEFMLNIFYYIPMNIAGFILWSRNLNNESKEVIKTKLNNKYKIIIFALSFISIFIYGLILKKLGGYLPFVDSASTVFAVTAQILCIKRCSEQWIMWILVNILNISIWYINFSSGGGNIAALLMWSVYLVNALFMLIKWYKEANAVKID
- a CDS encoding DUF305 domain-containing protein; its protein translation is MKQIITIFIALMSAFIISCGQKISDTSENSSANTANHSSHSMSNMHNNNNKGSEIIDLMHAPMMEQPFEKTQNIDADFLVNMIPHHQGAILSSKKLLETTTNDALITLANNIIAEQEKEVSEFTALVTELKNKNTSYADIDTQALGNEMETIMNNMMKDMSSIEVTGDNDIDFLKGMIPHHQAAVDVSKKILEFTKDDKIKEIANNIIASQEKEISDMNNMLK
- a CDS encoding NAD(P)-dependent alcohol dehydrogenase, whose protein sequence is MLLDNNLEEANSGKRINAKGYAVHSKTDTFKPFEFSRHSMGDNDILIEIMYAGICHSDIHSARSEWHEGIYPMVPGHEIAGKVVAVGKNVTKFKIGDYAGVGCMVNSCGECEACKKSHEQFCERGQTVFTYDCKDHFHNDEPTYGGYSNNIVVSEKFAITVPKDAPMEKVAPLLCAGITTYSPLKFSGVKKGDIVGVAGFGGLGSMAVKYAVSMGAEVYVFARNDKKKKEALEMGAKDLFTSTKDVSVRFDLIISTIPTGYDVNNYVDLLKYGGEMAIVGLPPSEIKQSIDLARLVFAGGKKVYGSMIGGIKETQEMLDFSLEHKIYPETEIISANQIDEAYNKLTSGQAKFRYVIDMKTL
- a CDS encoding Hsp20/alpha crystallin family protein, with protein sequence MSRRIFVPTLHSIFSNANNRYNNALNRYRDYENRLPDYRIEEDEKSYSIEMDMPGVKKEDLEIGIKENILSISAKRKKMVKAENGESKEEVVSSYEQSFNISTKGIDVENIQANLNNGVLIVILPKKEELKYEKKIEVKGE
- a CDS encoding Hsp20/alpha crystallin family protein, with amino-acid sequence MDRRIFLPALHSVLDDFRGFDNAFNSLYAGDEIKKMPHYNIEEDEKSYCIEMDMPGVKKEDLDIGIKENILSISAKRKKVKKSENGESKEEVVSSYEQSFNISTKGIDVENIEANLNNGVLKVILPKKEELKFEKKINIE
- a CDS encoding DUF3298 domain-containing protein, encoding MLKRFVYIFLLIIIIVSCSKNMSSDNNNSDSKNGSSIEESKFYMLSGNIAGEKASMYLYVNSKKNSISGYYYTKNKKALITGSINNNKLNMQEIDENNNMHANINGVLSDDIVFRAEIKYDESNEVKDMEFSLNRNIPVYYADIVDYYKNDSISNSIFSYHRTSFSFIKNNEDEASDSDNSIKYIEEECDNYYNEWKSLLYSGLSNITYEIDNTVNVGYIDSRVIALDNYSSMYTGGAHGNTANIQEVFSLESSNLITIRDLISDFNNPNLISLMREKILNTGSTKEDYFDFNAITLESSTFRILPNSINFVWQAYDIAPYSTGITEISFDFNELKPFVKEESPLYYLFI